Proteins encoded by one window of Modestobacter marinus:
- a CDS encoding zinc transporter permease, whose amino-acid sequence MSAPTCTPHQQHHEHQHGPGCGHDSIQHEGHVDYVHDGHRHAEHEGHYDEHGAHDHQ is encoded by the coding sequence ATGAGCGCACCCACCTGCACCCCGCACCAGCAGCACCACGAGCACCAGCACGGCCCCGGCTGCGGCCACGACTCGATCCAGCACGAGGGTCACGTCGACTACGTGCACGACGGGCACCGGCACGCCGAGCACGAGGGTCACTACGACGAGCACGGAGCGCACGACCACCAGTAG